The Terriglobia bacterium genome has a window encoding:
- a CDS encoding MdtA/MuxA family multidrug efflux RND transporter periplasmic adaptor subunit: MNPESPATSPGRDPGSKRRWWLWASALVMVAVAAALSRSYFGQPSGTRTDRAATPRAVPVVGLAARSGDLGVYLTGLGTVTPVKTVTVRSRVDGELVSVAFREGQRVREGDVLAQIDPRPFEVQLHQAEAQSAINEAALRNARVDLARYKVLMGQDSVPRQQLDAQAATVDQFEAAVRSDEAQIESAKLNLTYSRITSPLPGVAGLRLVDAGNIVHAGDPGGIVVITQQQPITVVFTLPADSLPQVLERMKAGRALTVEAYDRDLKTRLASGSVLAIDNQIDPATGTVRIKALFPNDDDALYPNQFVNARLLVDLLHDAVLVPTAALERSPKSTYVYVVKPDSTVEMRDVEVQVTDGDDTAIRRGLAAGEIVVVDGLDKIQPGTTVALAKERGSRKAGS; this comes from the coding sequence ATGAACCCGGAAAGTCCCGCAACGTCGCCCGGGAGGGATCCCGGCTCGAAGCGCCGGTGGTGGCTCTGGGCGTCGGCGCTGGTGATGGTCGCCGTGGCCGCCGCACTGTCCCGTAGCTACTTCGGGCAGCCGAGCGGGACCCGGACCGACCGGGCCGCCACGCCGCGCGCGGTTCCGGTGGTGGGTCTCGCGGCGCGCTCCGGCGACCTCGGGGTCTACCTGACCGGCCTGGGAACGGTGACCCCGGTCAAGACCGTCACGGTCCGCAGCCGCGTCGACGGCGAGCTGGTCTCCGTCGCGTTCCGGGAAGGGCAGCGCGTCCGAGAGGGCGACGTCCTGGCGCAGATCGACCCGCGACCTTTCGAGGTCCAGCTGCACCAGGCCGAGGCGCAGAGCGCGATAAACGAGGCGGCCCTCCGCAATGCCCGGGTGGACCTCGCGCGGTACAAGGTCCTGATGGGCCAGGACTCGGTGCCGCGTCAACAGCTCGACGCCCAGGCCGCGACGGTCGACCAGTTCGAGGCCGCGGTCAGGAGCGATGAGGCGCAGATCGAGAGCGCCAAGCTGAACCTGACGTACAGCCGCATCACGTCGCCGCTACCGGGTGTCGCCGGCCTCCGCCTGGTGGACGCCGGGAACATCGTGCACGCCGGCGATCCCGGCGGGATCGTCGTGATCACGCAGCAGCAGCCGATCACCGTGGTCTTCACCCTCCCCGCGGATTCGCTCCCCCAGGTGCTCGAGCGGATGAAGGCGGGCCGGGCGCTCACGGTCGAGGCGTACGACCGCGACCTCAAGACCCGGCTCGCCTCGGGCTCCGTGCTCGCGATCGACAACCAGATCGACCCGGCGACCGGAACGGTGCGCATCAAGGCGCTGTTTCCCAACGATGACGACGCGCTGTACCCGAACCAGTTCGTCAACGCGCGCCTGCTCGTCGACCTGCTCCACGACGCGGTCCTCGTTCCCACCGCGGCCCTCGAGCGCAGCCCCAAGTCCACCTACGTGTACGTGGTGAAGCCCGACTCCACCGTGGAGATGCGCGACGTGGAGGTCCAGGTCACCGACGGGGACGACACGGCGATCCGCCGCGGACTCGCCGCGGGGGAGATCGTGGTGGTCGACGGGCTGGACAAGATCCAGCCCGGCACGACGGTCGCCTTGGCGAAGGAACGCGGCAGCCGCAAGGCCGGGTCATGA